One window of Brevibacillus choshinensis genomic DNA carries:
- a CDS encoding MBL fold metallo-hydrolase, with the protein MKIAEGLEMLPLTLGMGGNTMVINPTVVYDANACVLIDTGMPGCYETILNQIKEAGISTSNLHSVILTHQDIDHVGSLPQFLAEASQPLNVYAHADDKASIDGDTPILKLPPEMRGAILQALPEKQREEFEKAFSPETGANVTRVVTDGEVLPFGGGLQVIHTPGHTPGHICLYHEASQTLIAGDAMVIANGELQGPRAQVTPDMDAALRSLKKLAALPIETVICYHGGIYKGDVKKRLEKIAASVQ; encoded by the coding sequence ATGAAAATTGCTGAAGGACTAGAAATGCTGCCCCTTACACTTGGCATGGGTGGGAACACCATGGTCATCAATCCTACGGTCGTGTATGATGCGAATGCTTGTGTGCTGATCGATACCGGGATGCCTGGCTGCTACGAAACCATCTTGAATCAGATTAAAGAGGCCGGAATTTCCACAAGCAATCTGCATTCTGTTATTTTGACCCATCAAGATATCGACCATGTGGGAAGTCTGCCGCAATTTTTAGCGGAGGCATCTCAACCATTGAATGTATATGCGCACGCAGACGACAAAGCAAGTATCGACGGAGATACCCCTATTCTCAAGCTGCCCCCTGAGATGCGCGGTGCCATTCTCCAAGCGCTGCCAGAAAAGCAACGCGAGGAATTTGAAAAAGCCTTTTCTCCAGAAACGGGAGCGAATGTCACTCGCGTCGTAACGGACGGAGAAGTACTTCCATTTGGGGGAGGCTTGCAAGTCATTCATACACCTGGACATACGCCGGGTCACATTTGTCTGTATCACGAAGCCAGCCAAACGCTGATCGCGGGAGACGCGATGGTTATCGCAAACGGAGAGCTGCAGGGGCCACGAGCACAAGTCACGCCTGATATGGATGCGGCCCTTCGCTCTTTGAAAAAGCTGGCTGCATTACCGATCGAAACAGTGATTTGCTACCATGGCGGTATTTACAAGGGCGACGTTAAAAAACGGCTCGAGAAAATTGCTGCGTCGGTGCAGTAA
- a CDS encoding TetR/AcrR family transcriptional regulator, with translation MDDGKKQQILQIAMEVFKEKGYTAASMQEIAEACGMAKGSIYKYFPSKEDLFTEVFVACHQAMFDQAREMDIASRAYNLPPKERLRQNIQFQLQYMLENYFFMFEFKELPIKENEKFIVAWKKKRVTLLTWHKDCFLEAYGTRIESYVWDIVTIFRGILREYLSHSVQKVIALPMSDLAGFIVERIDAIVNDMLQSSTKPILRETHVYFNDLNPVDAQTQQQSVRDFLYSFTIKVQELAKPEPIRRELLDVIGLLQKELDQEAPNQTLVHVFTTYLETVPELRPFVRQLNLLL, from the coding sequence ATGGATGATGGAAAAAAACAGCAGATCCTGCAGATAGCCATGGAAGTCTTCAAAGAAAAAGGCTACACCGCTGCCTCTATGCAAGAAATCGCGGAAGCCTGCGGGATGGCAAAAGGCAGCATCTACAAATATTTTCCTTCGAAAGAGGATTTATTCACCGAGGTCTTTGTAGCCTGTCATCAAGCCATGTTCGATCAAGCACGGGAGATGGACATCGCAAGCCGAGCCTACAATCTGCCTCCCAAAGAGCGGTTGCGTCAAAACATACAGTTTCAGCTTCAGTACATGCTGGAAAATTACTTTTTCATGTTTGAATTCAAAGAGCTTCCCATCAAGGAAAATGAGAAGTTCATCGTTGCCTGGAAGAAAAAGAGAGTCACCCTCTTGACCTGGCACAAGGATTGCTTTTTAGAAGCCTACGGCACTCGCATAGAGAGCTACGTGTGGGATATTGTAACCATTTTCAGAGGCATTTTGCGAGAGTATTTGAGTCATTCCGTTCAAAAAGTGATCGCACTCCCGATGTCCGATCTGGCTGGTTTTATCGTGGAGCGAATCGATGCGATTGTAAACGATATGCTGCAATCCAGCACAAAACCGATCTTGAGAGAAACGCATGTGTATTTTAACGATCTGAATCCGGTCGATGCACAGACCCAGCAGCAATCTGTACGCGATTTTTTGTATTCTTTTACGATCAAAGTACAAGAACTTGCAAAGCCCGAGCCTATTCGTCGAGAACTTCTGGATGTCATCGGTCTTTTGCAAAAAGAGCTGGATCAAGAAGCCCCCAATCAGACACTCGTTCATGTGTTTACGACCTATTTGGAAACGGTCCCGGAGCTTCGTCCTTTCGTTCGCCAGCTGAATCTGTTGCTCTAA
- a CDS encoding DinB family protein encodes MNTTDVLKSLQESTSRYVEELNHFSLEDLTLQPNPSEWSIGQMYVHLYQSALYMQLSNVEKCRSGSGVTTGEKSEIGNTVFANGELPPVRVQVPPSPEYTPSQPESKEQILEGMKAVVARMQAVESQLHEISPEGKIAHPAFGPLNGVEWFQLVAMHYRHHFRQLNRLKSELVQNKA; translated from the coding sequence ATGAACACAACAGATGTACTTAAGAGCTTGCAAGAGAGCACCTCTCGCTACGTAGAAGAGCTGAACCATTTTTCGCTCGAGGATTTGACGCTACAGCCGAATCCAAGCGAATGGTCGATTGGGCAGATGTACGTTCACTTGTATCAATCTGCACTCTACATGCAACTGTCCAATGTCGAGAAGTGCCGCAGCGGTTCAGGGGTGACGACAGGGGAAAAGAGCGAGATCGGCAACACTGTTTTTGCCAATGGGGAACTTCCGCCGGTTCGCGTTCAAGTGCCACCTTCCCCTGAATACACCCCGTCCCAGCCAGAGAGCAAAGAGCAGATCCTAGAGGGAATGAAAGCAGTCGTAGCCCGTATGCAAGCGGTGGAGTCGCAGCTGCACGAGATTTCTCCCGAAGGTAAAATCGCTCATCCCGCTTTTGGGCCGTTGAATGGAGTGGAATGGTTCCAGTTGGTCGCGATGCATTATCGTCATCATTTCCGCCAGTTGAATCGTTTGAAAAGCGAGCTTGTACAAAACAAGGCGTAA